The sequence GAACGCGGAGCCGGTCATCGCGGCGACGATGCCGGCGAGGGTGGTCTTGCCACTGCCCGGTGGTCCCCAGAGGATGATCGACGGCAGCGTGTCGGTCTCGAGGGCGCGGCGCAGCACCGCCTCGGGACCGACGGCGTGCTCCTGGCCGACGAACTTGTCGAGGCTGCGCGGCCGCATCCGGGTGGACAGCGGGGCGCCCGTCAGCGCGGGAGCCGCGGCGGGGGGATGGTCGTCGCCGCCGGGCGCCGCGCCGAAGAGGCCGGGCTGCTCGGTCATCGCGGCGCCATCGTACGCGCCGCGGCCGCTCAGGACGGCGGCGCCGGGGTGCCGGCGACAGTGCCGTTGAACACCGAGCGCAGCGTCTGGGCGGCGCCCATCAGCCCGGCGGACTCGTAGGGGACGACGATCGTCGAGCCCTCGCTGGCGGCGAACTTCGACAGGGTGTCGAGCTGGAGGATGGCGACGAGGGTCTGATCCGGTCGCGCCTCGGTGATCGCGCCGTACACGGTCTTGATCGCCTGGGCGCGGCCCTCGGCCTCGAGGATCGCCGCCTGCCGCGAGCCCTCGGCGCGGAGGATCGATGCCTGCCGGTCGCCCTCGGCCTGCTTGATCAGCGCCTGCCGCTGGCCGTCGGCGATGTTGA is a genomic window of Candidatus Dormiibacterota bacterium containing:
- a CDS encoding SPFH domain-containing protein — protein: QEQMESVTDKWGIRINRIEIVDITPPAQILQAMALQKTADQEKRAAILQSEGKQQSAVNIADGQRQALIKQAEGDRQASILRAEGSRQAAILEAEGRAQAIKTVYGAITEARPDQTLVAILQLDTLSKFAASEGSTIVVPYESAGLMGAAQTLRSVFNGTVAGTPAPPS